Within the Ananas comosus cultivar F153 linkage group 25, ASM154086v1, whole genome shotgun sequence genome, the region ATCCTCAACGATATCTATGCACTTCTCTCCGACCCCGTCTCCCGCTCCGCCTACGATCAGGTTCGTCATCGAGACCCTCCTAACTCGTCAGGTTTCATTTTAGTTCTCGAACTTTTTCAGCTGAAAGTTTGACACCATTTTTAGCGTTTATCTGtaagtttaattttatctttattgcTAAATTAGTTAGATTGTGATTACAATCAGATTTAGCTGTACGTATTTTCCTAACAATATCTCATTGTTCAAACAGGAGCAAGAAAAACTCTCAGAATTCCGAGGATACACGGGAAAACCGACCTATTCGACGTGGTTCGGGGCCGAGACCGAAGATCGTGCCGTCTTTGTGGACGAGCTCAGATGCGTCGGTTGCTTGAAATGTGCTCTCTTTGCAAGCAAAACATTTGCCATCGAATCGGTCTACGGGCGTGCTCGTGTTGTCGCCCAGTGGGCTGATCCCGAAGAGAAGATCGTCGAGGCGATCCAAACCTGCCCGGTCGACTGCATCTCGTAATACGACTGACGAAATCTCCCTTGATGCATTAGTTACAAGCTGATAATCAAACCTTATCATTATGTTTGCGTAGGGTTGTCGAAAGATCTAACCTGGCAGCCCTGGAATTCCTGATGTCGAAGCAGCAGCGCGGCAGTGTGAGGTTGTCTGCAGGTAACACCGTGGGAGCGCGAGCGTCAGACATTTTTTCTGATGTCAACAAGTTTCAGAGGAGATTCAGGGAGATCAAAGAAAAAGCTTCAAGGAAAGAGTCCAAGGTAATGACATTGACACAAGTCTAGAAGAGATATTCTAGTGCTAAAAGATGCATCTGAAATGTAATAATTAATGTCGTGTTAAGAGGATCTGAAATCATATCACCAAAACCAGAGATTCAAAATAGTGCACAACTTGTAATGCCGCATCGTCGAATATTACTTGATGAAATAGCCCTAAGCTATTCGTTTCATGTCgagatgcatgcatgctttagTACAACAAATCTTTTTATGCGTAAATTATTCCATTTTcgtaactattttttttttcttctgataATCAGGAGTCGGACCTTCTAAGAAAATCCAGGATTTCAGCTGTTCAAGGAATCCGATCGATCTCAAATTGGTGGTACTGGACGCCTTTCAAATCTGCGACAGTCGACACTGAAACCTCACTAATTCCGATCCCCAGTACACGAAGAATCGACACGTCTGCCACAGAAAGACTTAAAGAAGCAGCTGCCGCCAAAAGAAAAGCAGAAGCCATCCGACGGGCATCGATATCTTACCGCAACAACGATGACTACTGGACCCCGATGCTCGCCCTTCCATCTCAGTCCGGCAATTTCAATATGCCAAAATCCTCTACAGGGTCCGAAAAGAGTGATCTTTTGGAGGACTCAGATGCGAATCGAGGAACGACGAGAGTCGAGAAAGAGAAATGGGGGGTTGATTTGAAGGCCCCTCTTCTGATGGCAATGGTTTCTGCAGCAGCTGTAGGGTATAAAGGGGGAGATGCAGCAGAGAGTGTTGGACTCAAAGAACACATTGGTGGTGATGTGGTATTGAGAGTTGTCAATAGCTTTGAGTTGCAGGTTTTGTTAGCAGGAGTTACTTGGTTTGTAATTGGGCTGATTGTTGTAGGTTTAGTTACAGTTGTTAGAAAGGGAGAGAATGCTTaaaagatgaagaaaagaaGTTGATGAGGGGATGATACAACACTCGTGATGTAATAGTATGTATACATATAAGAGACAAGGGTACACATATACTGTTGATATGAAGTTACACTGAATGACAAGAACAAAATGGCATAGATATAATCAGGGCAAATAATAGGAGTAatgaattttctttaaaaaaggaTATGGTTGCATCCCAAACTATCAGATTTGTTTATATCTTGAACAGCATCCCTAGTGGTTCTTGTCTTTTATGTGCTGGGCGTTTTTATAATTCGTTAGCCTTTtccttgtctttttttttttttttcgtcagtttAATTTTAGGCTAAAATTTATCTCATCATGTTGCTTCTATGCATGACAGGTAATAGCTACTGCTTTACACACGTATATTTTAGTTGGCATATTTCTTCCCATTTAGTAAATAAGTATGCAAACTTTAGTAGCTGAGGAATGTAGTCAAACAACTAGAATAAATACCATATTTGACCTTCAAttattttttccaaataaaataaatcatctaccaaattattttctcacgataataatatattttttttagagagataagtagcacgctactcgcttcctttattttatttagaaataaacttaactagaaatatgaatcaactaggattcaaacttgggtctcgaataccaaccaccaaatcctttgacacttgctctagagacggtcggttcTCACGATAATAATACCATCCTGTCAAATTATAAACGTATCAAGACATTATATACGTATCAAGACACGTGATCGGGGAATTGTTATTATCCTCCTCGCCAAGTTCTTTTTTCTACCGGTACTGCTTTAGAGCACCTCATATGTTAACCGAAGTATATATCACGCTGGTATCGATGATAATTATATGTTCTTCTAcggaaatgaaaaaaaaaaaaaaaaaatctgttttcAACTGATAACCCCAACCTGAGTTTTGTTCCGAAATCTTACATAAAAAACCACAAACTACTAAAATGCTAGTATAGTGTAAACATACAACAAAACTGATACGAGCCACAAGGCGAGGACCAATGTTGGTTCTCCTCCTTGCCAAAGTAATCAAACGGCCAACAATTATTAGACATATGAAATGATTTTAAATGTTGCTCTAAGAACTAGTTGCACCCAAATAGCTTTCTCAATACACTGTAGTGTCTTAATGGCCACAAAGGAAAGTATCATTAGCACAGCATAATCATTTTCAAAAAGGATTATCTTAAATAGTTATCTAGCTTGCATCTAACTCAAAATGGCTCAAGTTGTAAAGAGGGGAAAAGTAAATAAAGCTCAAACTAAAGTTATTAACTGCGGTATTCTCTATTGTCTCTAACTTAAAGCCAACCTCTTCGCTGATAATTCCATCCGATGTAAAACTCATGTAACTTACACGTCAATTGTTGAGACCCGGCAAGCACTTATCTCATCCTTTTTTGTGCTTTGAATAATCACCGGTGATCAGGAGAAGACCTCACCACCTATTTTTGGGTGGTTTCACTTTGTATATCCGCACGATCCAGTTTGACGTAGTGAATGCCTCTTCCAGGTACTCGAGCGTGATGTCTTTGTTCCCGATTTCCACTCCTCTTGCTCGATCGTATCTGTAACATAAAAGAAGCATTAACCATTAAATCAGGGAGTCGTTCAAGTTTCTTGTCAGTTATGTATGTGTTGGTGTTAGTATGCGCAGAGAGGGTCCACTCTTGGCACTAGGCTCGAGTTTTAACCACTTCAATACTTGAAGCAAAGAGGAGGGCCATTCCATAGTCCATGTCAGTTTGCTAGCTGCTGTAACTTGAAAAGCTGGATATAATATGATTGCAGCATTTAGCATTCTGGCACGGATTATAGACCGCATAAACCATGAAATTTCAGCTTAGTGTTTGGATAAAACTTATTTTGTGTTTGATGAATTATGATTGGGGAAAAACGGAGATTTTATTTCCTCACCGTCTGTCCAGAGCAACCCTATCCTAGATCCATTATGTATACAGTCTATAAATGCAAAAATTTACATTCCTTTAACACCcaagataaaataataagagttgagctggaatgctatcggtagcaaactaGCCCCAttgccacctatttatttttgatgatggagtccccaaatcgacgatcagcatcgttgaacatgatctatactacttgaagcatctagaaaccaaattttaagtggtatagattatgttcagcggtgccgatcgtcgatttggatgctccatcatcgaaaacaaataggtgacAATGAAGCCAGTTTGTTACAgatagcatttcagctcaactcaaaataataaaattgaataTTGGATCATTTGAGTACTGCTACCATAACCCAGATCATTTTGATCACTACCTAGAGTCTTATTAAATTATGCACCTCTCATGCCTTAAATTTTCTTGCCTAGGGAAAGCTGGTTCAGATTTCAACAGTGTCAAGAAGcataatttctaaaaaatacaACATTTTTTCAGGAATGATCACATATCTTAATTTTGGCATAGTCAAACCTATAATTTTGGAGACGTTTTGAGACAATGACATGGTCACCATTATTCCACCAAAAGATATGACATCCTTATACATAATTTGTTTCTACAGCTAACTTGCTGAAGATATAGTAAATTCTTATTCGTAACATAAAGCTATTAGTTAATTCCTAAATGTAACAGAATCCTAATTATTTCCCTCAAtaagtataatttttcaataaacTCTAAGCAACATGTTCAATTTGCAATGAACTGTAAGAAGAAGATTGATAAACATAAGCTGAAACTgttacataaattttaaataaatataaaccgCCATTACCTGCAATATCCTGTGATAAAACAAGCATGAAAATCACTTCTCGAGacaaaaaagaaacaatagTAGAACAATAGGCATATTTGGAAACACAAAATAAGCACCAGATTAGGCCCATCAACCAACaaagataaaaaagagaaaaggcaaCAATGATGTAAGTTTTATGATCCACGCCCTGGACCAAATATCCAGACCAACATGTAAATGAGTGCTATGCACCTTCACATATATTCTACATGTTCTACGCTAGGAATCAGGAAATGCTTACTGTTTGTGATTCTCCCATTTAAGAGAACTAGAAGAATCACTATAGATTCTTTATTTCATTTCTCGAAAAAGTAGGATTAAAGATTGGCAAAGGTACCGTGCAGCATGACTATTGTAAGATCACTTAGTTTGACAAAAATCTTAATATCTAGCAAAACAGTCACATCCAAATACCATACACTTGCAAATTAGATgtgcaaagaaagaaaaaagacaatTGACTCACCCAGAGGGTTTATCCCTTTCTGTAATGAGCTCGCCAAAGCGGTAATAAGAAAGCTTGTACCTGCCATCACCAGGAAAAGTGAACAAAGATGGAAAGCTTGATCACTTAATAGGTACTGTGGTTACTTAAGTTCTTCAACTTGCCATATGAGTAAGGCTGAAATAATTGACTAAGGTTGAGAGAGTTAACATTAAAATACTAGATAGTATAAAGCTCACATGAGACAGTTCAACATTTTTGGTGCTGCTCCTTTGTCAACACGATACTCGCCATTCACAAGATAATCAGGTTCTTTTATTACAGGAAAGACTCCACCGCCAATACGCACCATCCAAAGAAACCTGGAAGTTAAAACATACTTTAATCAGTTGATTCTACAATGCTAAACTTTAATAAACTTTGACTTTTGTAGGAATTCCAAATTTTAGTGTATTGCACAAACAGGTAAATTCTTACTTGTTAATATCATCAGAAGAATATCCAGTAACCCCTCCAAATACGACAAGGACATAATCCACATCCAGTGACTGCATTATTTCATATGCTTCATCCTCATACGATGACATCGCACGCCCAACCGTGGCGATATGCGTATTATTCCATGTATTATTATCAACAATTACTGTTCTATTTCCCATGGCGGTGATCTGATATCCATAGTCCCACCAGGACATAATTTTAGCATCAGGAGGAGTATTTTGGCGAAGCCAAAAGTATGCCTCCCTGTAATCATCAAAGATAACCCTGCTACCATCCTCACGCCTTGCAGACAAGACAATAGAGGGAGAAGAGTATGCTTCTGATGTGACCCACGTGCAGTGTATAGCATATCTACTTAGCAGATAAAAGGCACCGATGAGCAAAGCAATAGCTGCATTTCTTTGGAAAGGGAGAGACTGATCAACTGATGCCTGCTAAGATAACAAAGTATGAGATTATTATTTATAGAACAACTAAAAGAAATCttactataaaatatttttttacaatatttgaaattgcattaaAAATCTAGACTCAAGAGTCATTAAGTAAAGCTGAATCAAGTTCAAGGCAGGTTAATCAGAGTAAGGTACTGTGAATAATAAGAAACTGCCATTAACATATTAGAAAAATGGAAAACTCTACACTACAGAAAAGCTTAAGCTAAAACAGCCATAAGCATGGTAATGTTAAGTCCTACAGCAAGGGATATGATAATACCTCAAATTTGCTAATGGTGCATTTGCCCTTGAAATTTAAGCAAATACCAGATATTCAAACATTACATAAATAATGGCTGTAGCACTAGAAGAACATTTCTTTTCTGCAAAGCGCCATAACTGAAAGCATTTTACTTTGTCAACCAGGACtgttaattatatattcatCTGTGCAACCAAGAGTTACGAAGTAATATAttgctaaataaatatatatgcagATTCCTCTCTTCACAATTAAATGAAATACTGAAAACAGGGCCCTGGAAAAGTAAATTGTTCTACAGGCAAAAGACACTGGTAAACTTGAAATTAATCTAGTCTGTACCTGagcttgaaaaaagaaaagaaaaccaaacaACACAGACAAAAATATGTAcgtatataatattttacaagAGAAAAAGGGAACAAGTGACCTTGGCTGATGCTTTTGAACTGGCTGAACCTTTACCGGAGGTTGCCTGAGGACTTTTACTCTTTGTCCTAATCAATGTTGTCAGGTTTTTTATTGTAGCAGATACTGCAACAGCACTGATAAGGCACATAGCTGGTGCAGCCACAAGAATCAACCGCACCATCACACCGGCAAAATACATGCTTGTCAAGCCATACATGACGACAAATATTGTGGCGTCCGACAGGCGCTTAAAGCAGAAGTACAAGCCAGctgggaaaaggaaaagaaggataTGAAAGTCGAACATGAAAGATGACCACGCTGTTGGTTGATGCTCAGAAACAGATGCAATGATGGGAATGTGGTCCTTTGCATAGGTTGGATCAAGCAAGGAGTAAAAACGGCCGGTCCAGGGAGAGATATAACCGGAGGCCGTCCCGATACCAAGAGCCAGAGCACCCACACTAATAGCACACGTCAGGGTAATTTTCAGAAAAGATTGGAACAATCGAGCATCATTCAAAATGTATTTCACCCAGTCTAGAAAGTAAAAGACCTGCAAAGGAATGGTTGTTAGCCTGTAAGCCAAGAAAATTGGACGAACTACAACATTGACGAGATTTGTTTGATGCATTATGAAGTGCTAAAAGAATTTACAGTGGCACATTATACAGAGGCAATTAAATCTTACATGGCTTCATAGAATACTGTAACACATAACTCACATCCTTACAACTACAGAGGTCTAGCAAAATAGCTCTTCTGATGATTTACTTTCACCCAGTCTTCTTTTCCACCcgtttcttttatcttttcttgATGATTAACAACTTTTAACAGTAAAAATTCTACTTACAGGGCATTTTCAATGGTATATGCAAACTTGAAGCTAATAATCATTATTTGGCAGCAATGTCACAGGGCACTGAAATAGACAAATACAAGTTACAATTCTCTATGTCGGAGAATTCTTTGTCACAGGGCACTGAAATAGACAAATACAAGTTGCAATTCTCTATGTTGGAGAATTCTTTGTTCAAGATTTCTTCTTACACACGACTATGATTTTCAGCGGAAATGCACCTCGAGTGCATTCCCTTGCATGGTCATTTTGGACGCTGATAATGGGTGTCAATAATTCACATTTGACATAAGGAAACACAACAGCGGTGCTCGACTAAGTAGAGTTCAAAGTGCGACAAGCTCCATATACATTGTAGTGTAACAACTCCCATATTATGAGGTCAAATGCAGAACAAAGTGGTGACAAACAGGTGCTCGTGTGCATATCATTCACCAGAAATGGGTCGACAAAGACAATTCCTCAGCACTCGCATATAATTGAAGTAATAGGCAAAGAAAAATCAGGCACTCAAAATCCAGGCGAGATCAAACCTGCAACAAGAAGAACACCCCCATGGCGGCCATGTGCTCCCCGGACTGCACGTGCTGGAACCCGACGAAACGGATCTGCATAGCGAGAAGCATCCCCAGCACGTACATACAGTTATAAGCAACATACAACCTCATCGAATACCTCCCCGTTACCAGGAGCACCAGAACATACAAGGGCACAAGGTTGATGATGAACACATAACCTCCCCACGCCGACACCATGTAGAAGTACCCGAAAGCCGAAGCAAGCGACCACGCGAGAGATCCGGTGTTCACGGCCTTGACGAAGAGGTAGAAGGTGAGCAGAAGCGCGAAGATGGCGACGCCCTCGTTGTCGTACGACCCCGCGACGGATCTGGAGATGTAGCCGGGGCAGATCGCgatgagggcggcggcggcgaggccgGCGCCGGAGTCCCAGATCTCCTTGCCGAAGAAGTAGGCGACGAGGGTGGTGTTGGCGGCGAAGAAGGGGGCGGTGAGGACGCAGACCTCGCGGATGTGGACGGCGAAGGTGAGGAGGCGGAGGGCGCGGTAGATGAGCGCGGCGGTGACCATGAGGCCGGGGTAGAGGGTGCCGCCGATGATGCGGCCGAGGGGGTACCAGCTCTCGGAGTCGAACCAGTTCCAGAACTCGTAGAAGCCGTTCCGGGTGAGGAAGAGGGTGGTGCGGTAGTTGAAGTAGGGGTCGAATTCGTGGATCATGGACTCGTAGCGGAGGACGCTGAAGAGGCGGATGGCGAAGGCGAGGACGTAGATGAGTGCGAGGGCGGAGAGGCGGATGAGGAGCTCCTGCTGCTTCGTCTTCAGCCTTAGGGTTTTGAGGGAGGGGACGAAGGGGAtggggaggggggaggaggaggaggaggaggaggcggagttGGCTCCCATGGCGAGATCGGTGTTGGGGACGATGGGGGATCGAGGGAtcgcagaagaagaagaagggctAGGGTTCTGTGGGGAATGGGGAATTAGGGTATCTAGGGATCCATTTGTGTGGGGGCGAGAACCCTAGGATTTCGATCGGGGAAGAAGGGTTTTAGGGGGAGAGTGAAGAGATCTACGAGACGAAGAAGTGAAAAATGTATGGACAGTCCCTGTACTTTACGATATTGTGACGTAGTTCCTCAACCTTGATGAGTATTTTAGATCTTAAATATTTACATCCCAGTCCCttattaagataaaatttacgAATTAGTCCAAAATTTGCCCCGTGAAGGTCAAAGGAAAGTCCATAATTACCGTAGATGTACGCTTATATTATACGGATACAATCACCGGAGGTGTTAGCCACGTGTCACTTCGACGTCATTAGCTCCCCTGGACGGTTGTGATTGCTCTCATCTGATCCACCCATAAGCCGGGATATTTTTCACATAAGCCCCCTAGTGCTTTCACATTTAATCTCAAGTACGTGATATGTATGAatttcacatttttattttgagctgGGATTGAAACTAATAGAgttgggtgtttttttttttttaagtgctaAGGTTTTTCACACTTCcatttcaagttttaaataaaCTCAAATTGATTTGTACCGTAAAAGAGTCGattgctttaaaaatttaagtactaTCAAATAacgatattttaatttgacattttatatttagtatattcgagcaaaatagagaaaaccataaaaaaaagtaagaaaaatgaGTGAAAtgatgcatttttattttagcgaaaatttatattaaaaagttattttcttaattcacaagataaataatttgaatttttaaaacctacAATGTATCTGTACTGTAAACAACAAACTCAATTCAAATCTAAACAAACTCCTCCGAGATAGCTTCCgaattacaaaattaattttttttttttaaaaaatctttctttacttctataaatatgtatctctcttcaattttttttttaaatttttttttttttgctcctcATTTCACCATAGAACTCTACAATTATGAGTTGTGTTTCCTCAACAATGTCAATGTTACTCTGCTCGTTCTTCTTCTGCCTCCTCTTTACCTCCGCTCCTCTCGCCGCGTCGCGAGCGTTAAACGATGTCGACGTTGCGGTGAAGATCCTGGACGAGCAGGAGGCCGACCGCGTCGAGGGCCTGCCGGGGCAGCCGGCGGTGGGGTTCGAGCACTACGCGGGATACGTCACCGTCAACGCCGCCCACGGCCGCGCCTTCTTCTACTGGTTCTTCGAGGCCGC harbors:
- the LOC109703629 gene encoding uncharacterized protein LOC109703629 — its product is MNTLFPNTLFSLPLKPKPLLTPATTTTTISALSNRAIHLYKCKACNNRNAWIEEYDLYELLGVESSSEQPRIKAAYRALQKQCHPDVAGSAGHDMAVILNDIYALLSDPVSRSAYDQEQEKLSEFRGYTGKPTYSTWFGAETEDRAVFVDELRCVGCLKCALFASKTFAIESVYGRARVVAQWADPEEKIVEAIQTCPVDCISVVERSNLAALEFLMSKQQRGSVRLSAGNTVGARASDIFSDVNKFQRRFREIKEKASRKESKESDLLRKSRISAVQGIRSISNWWYWTPFKSATVDTETSLIPIPSTRRIDTSATERLKEAAAAKRKAEAIRRASISYRNNDDYWTPMLALPSQSGNFNMPKSSTGSEKSDLLEDSDANRGTTRVEKEKWGVDLKAPLLMAMVSAAAVGYKGGDAAESVGLKEHIGGDVVLRVVNSFELQVLLAGVTWFVIGLIVVGLVTVVRKGENA
- the LOC109729059 gene encoding dolichyl-diphosphooligosaccharide--protein glycosyltransferase subunit STT3B — translated: MGANSASSSSSSSPLPIPFVPSLKTLRLKTKQQELLIRLSALALIYVLAFAIRLFSVLRYESMIHEFDPYFNYRTTLFLTRNGFYEFWNWFDSESWYPLGRIIGGTLYPGLMVTAALIYRALRLLTFAVHIREVCVLTAPFFAANTTLVAYFFGKEIWDSGAGLAAAALIAICPGYISRSVAGSYDNEGVAIFALLLTFYLFVKAVNTGSLAWSLASAFGYFYMVSAWGGYVFIINLVPLYVLVLLVTGRYSMRLYVAYNCMYVLGMLLAMQIRFVGFQHVQSGEHMAAMGVFFLLQVFYFLDWVKYILNDARLFQSFLKITLTCAISVGALALGIGTASGYISPWTGRFYSLLDPTYAKDHIPIIASVSEHQPTAWSSFMFDFHILLFLFPAGLYFCFKRLSDATIFVVMYGLTSMYFAGVMVRLILVAAPAMCLISAVAVSATIKNLTTLIRTKSKSPQATSGKGSASSKASAKASVDQSLPFQRNAAIALLIGAFYLLSRYAIHCTWVTSEAYSSPSIVLSARREDGSRVIFDDYREAYFWLRQNTPPDAKIMSWWDYGYQITAMGNRTVIVDNNTWNNTHIATVGRAMSSYEDEAYEIMQSLDVDYVLVVFGGVTGYSSDDINKFLWMVRIGGGVFPVIKEPDYLVNGEYRVDKGAAPKMLNCLMYKLSYYRFGELITERDKPSGYDRARGVEIGNKDITLEYLEEAFTTSNWIVRIYKVKPPKNRW